From Heptranchias perlo isolate sHepPer1 unplaced genomic scaffold, sHepPer1.hap1 HAP1_SCAFFOLD_217, whole genome shotgun sequence, the proteins below share one genomic window:
- the LOC137310108 gene encoding NOP protein chaperone 1-like, whose product MAASGSGAAPAGRREARRSAELLRAGSGPGFNQKLLINAGSPSTSAPPRMVRVPRSGVLDKLQSFLPQMAKANEELRKQMETTDARQFDIENIENCPKIIEMNVSLFEMSGSDEGGADEVMSECESVHSDSEQFGEVTEVNLKLPRTQGQRSSKIEVVSGDDTE is encoded by the exons ATGGCGGCCAGCGGCAGCGGCGCGGCTCCGGCCGGGAGACGGGAGGCGAGGCGGTCGGCGGAGCTGCTGAGGGCGGGAAGCGGGCCCG GTTTTAACCAGAAGCTTCTGATCAATGCAGGAAGTCCCAGCACCTCTGCCCCTCCCCGGATGGTGAGGGTGCCCCGGAGTGGGG TGTTGGACAAACTGCAGAGTTTCCTGCCACAGATGGCCAAAGCCAACGAGGAGCTCAGGAAACAAATGGAGACAACAGATGCTCGTCAGTTTGATATTGAGAACATCGAGAACTGTCCAAAGATCATTGAAATG AACGTGTCTCTATTTGAAATGAGCGgctctgatgaaggtggagcggACGAGGTGAtgtctgagtgtgagagtgttcactcCGACAGTGAGCAGTTTGGGGAAGTGACAGAAGTGAATCTCAAACTACCCAGAACCCAGGGACAGCGGAGTAGTAAAATCGAAGTTGTGTCAGGCGATGACACTGAGTAA